One genomic window of Clostridioides sp. ES-S-0054-01 includes the following:
- a CDS encoding TVP38/TMEM64 family protein produces MQYIQELLDLTQNYWALATIIGLLSAFIESFIPALPLVAIVTANAAIQGLLLGCLLSWIGSGLGTTSLFLLISRFNDSRLFNKLRNSKTEKAISWMDKQGFKLLFIAYACPFMPGCLVTIASAFGKKDVKDFVPAMLAGKFVMFIVISYVASDIEGFITSPLKIASFILLVFLSWKIGNRVNRNLENHNYEFHHKKHHNDKDDRKI; encoded by the coding sequence ATGCAGTATATACAAGAATTACTTGATTTGACTCAAAATTATTGGGCATTAGCCACAATAATTGGTTTGTTAAGTGCATTTATAGAAAGCTTTATACCAGCCCTACCGCTTGTTGCTATAGTTACAGCAAATGCTGCAATACAAGGCTTATTGCTTGGATGTTTGTTATCATGGATTGGCTCAGGACTTGGGACAACCTCATTATTTTTATTAATAAGCAGATTTAATGATAGCAGGCTTTTTAACAAGTTGAGAAATAGCAAAACTGAAAAAGCAATAAGTTGGATGGATAAACAGGGATTTAAGTTATTGTTTATAGCATATGCCTGTCCATTTATGCCTGGTTGTTTAGTTACTATAGCATCAGCTTTTGGTAAAAAAGATGTAAAAGATTTTGTGCCAGCAATGTTGGCAGGAAAATTTGTAATGTTTATAGTGATAAGCTATGTGGCAAGTGATATAGAAGGCTTTATAACAAGCCCTTTAAAGATAGCATCATTTATATTATTGGTGTTTTTATCATGGAAAATTGGAAATAGAGTCAATAGAAACCTTGAAAATCATAATTATGAATTTCATCATAAAAAACACCATAATGATAAAGATGATAGAAAAATTTAG
- a CDS encoding metal-dependent hydrolase yields MIKETHERGGYIFALLILPFINNIYLVKYDIAYKIVLIIIYIYFAYLGSLFPDIDMRGSYISKKFILIYKLFGSRFRHRGFTHSLIALLIICGFFKSLTIFTNNNIVFSCLSSGFIIGYFSHICLDLITKEGIELFFPITINISLLPIKTSSKTEKFISKLLNFIVIFLIGYQFYILL; encoded by the coding sequence ATGATAAAAGAAACACATGAAAGGGGAGGATATATATTTGCACTTTTGATACTCCCCTTTATAAACAATATATATCTAGTTAAATACGATATTGCATATAAAATAGTATTAATTATAATTTATATTTATTTTGCATATTTAGGTTCTTTGTTTCCAGATATAGATATGAGAGGTTCTTATATAAGTAAAAAATTTATATTAATCTACAAGTTATTTGGAAGTAGGTTTAGACATAGAGGATTTACTCATAGTCTAATTGCCTTATTAATTATTTGCGGTTTTTTTAAATCTCTGACAATCTTCACTAACAACAATATAGTTTTCTCATGTTTGTCTAGTGGATTTATAATAGGATATTTCTCTCACATTTGCCTTGACCTTATTACTAAAGAAGGTATTGAACTGTTTTTCCCCATTACTATAAACATTTCTCTACTCCCTATAAAAACTAGCTCAAAAACAGAAAAATTCATATCTAAACTCTTAAATTTCATTGTTATTTTTTTGATTGGATATCAATTTTATATTTTACTATAA
- a CDS encoding superoxide dismutase: MSLFIISQCITSFAFTPENNKFKVKPLPYAYDALEPYIDKETMKLHHDKHYQAYVDKLNTALEKYPELYNYSLCELLQNLDSLPKDIATTVRNNAGGAYNHKFFFDIMTPEKTIPSESLKEAIDRDFGSFEKFKEEFQKAALDVFGSGWAWLVATKDGKLSIVTIPNQDSPVSKNLTPIIGLDVWEHAYYLKYQNRRNEYIANWFNVVNWNGALENYKNLKCQD, encoded by the coding sequence ATGTCTTTATTTATAATTTCACAGTGCATAACTTCATTTGCTTTTACACCTGAAAACAATAAATTTAAGGTTAAACCATTACCTTATGCATATGATGCACTTGAACCTTATATAGATAAAGAAACCATGAAATTGCATCATGATAAGCACTATCAAGCTTATGTTGATAAATTAAATACTGCTCTTGAAAAATATCCTGAGCTTTATAACTATTCTTTATGTGAATTATTGCAAAATTTAGATTCTTTACCTAAAGATATTGCTACAACAGTAAGAAATAATGCAGGTGGAGCTTATAATCATAAATTCTTTTTTGATATAATGACACCTGAAAAAACTATACCTTCTGAGTCTTTAAAAGAAGCTATTGATAGAGACTTTGGTTCTTTTGAAAAATTTAAAGAAGAGTTCCAAAAGGCTGCTTTAGACGTCTTTGGTTCTGGTTGGGCTTGGCTTGTAGCTACTAAAGATGGCAAATTATCTATTGTGACTATTCCAAACCAAGACAGCCCTGTAAGTAAAAACCTAACTCCTATAATAGGTCTTGATGTTTGGGAACATGCTTACTATTTAAAATATCAAAATAGAAGAAATGAATACATTGCTAACTGGTTTAATGTAGTCAATTGGAATGGTGCTTTAGAAAATTATAAAAATTTAAAATGTCAAGATTAA